The Hymenobacter swuensis DY53 genome includes the window TGGTTCCGACCGATGACGTGGCCATCCTTCGGGTACGGTTTGCGTAAGCCGCTGCATGTCCTTCGCCTCCCGTTTGCTGCCTTTTCTCACTGAGTTTCCGCTGCCCCCGGCCTTGCCCGACGGCGTTACGGCCGTCAGCCCCTACCAGGAACCCAGCCCCCGGGCATTGCTCACGCAGTTTGCCCACCGCTACTACACCGGCGTGCAGCCCCGGGTAGCCCTGCTGGGCATCAACCCAGGCCGCCTGGGCAACGGCCGCACCGGCGTGGCCTTCACCGACCCTGTGGCGCTGCAGGAGTGCTGCGGTATTCCCAACGAGCTGCCCCGACGGCGGGAACCGTCCAGTCAGTTTGTGTACGAGGTGGTGCAGGCGCTGGGCGGCCCGACGGCGTTTTACCAGCAGTTTTACCTGGGTTCCCTCTACCCGCTGGTGCTGCTGAAAGATAACCGCAACTACAACTACTACGACTCGCCGGCCCTGCAGAAGGCCCTGCTGCCCGCCATACGCGAGTCCCTGCACCGGCAAGTGACGGAAGTAGGACTGGCCCGTCGTACTGCCATCTGCCTGGGCCGCCGCAACGCCCTGCTGCTGCACCGCCTCAACCAAGAGCTGGGCTTGTTCCGGCACATCCACGTCCTCGACCACCCCCGCTACCTCATGCAGTACAAGCGCCGCGACCTGCTCGCAAACGTGGCGCGCTACGTGGAAGTGCTGACGCAGACGCTGCGCTGTGAGTGATGAATTGGACCCAACGGCGCAACTTGCAAACCTTGGTTATACACGGGTATCATGCGGCGTGCGCTTTGTCGTAGCCGTTGATGAGATACATGGCCCCGCTCGCCAATTCATAATTCATCACTCAGAACTCCCCAGAGAATGCCCAAGCTCCTCGACCTTATGCGCGTGCTGGAAGCCGCCGCGCCCCTGGCCTACCAGGAAAGCTACGACAACGCCGGCCTGCAGTGCGGCGACCCGCAGCTGGAAGTGCGCGGCGTGCTCATCGCCCTCGACTGCACCCCGGCCGTGGTGGACGAGGCCATCCGGCGGGACTGCAACGTGGTAGTGGCCCACCACCCGCTCATCTTCAAGCCTCTCAAGCGCCTCACCGGGGCCAACGAGGTGGAGCAAACCCTACTCAAAGCCATCCGCCACGACGTGGCCCTCTACGCCGCCCATACTAACCTCGATAACGTGCGCCACGGCGTGAACCGCAAGCTGGCCGAAAAGCTGGGCCTGCTGAACCTGCGCATCCTCGACCCCAAGCCCGGCCTGCTCGGCAAGCTCATCACCTATGTGCCCGCCACCCATACCGAGGCCGTGCTGGCGGCCCTCTACGCCGCCGGAGCCGGCCAGATCGGGCAGTATTCCGGGTGCAGTTTCCGCTCCGAGGGCACCTTCACCTTCACGCCCGGGGCGGGCACCACGCCCTTCAGTGGCCAGCCCGGCCAGCCCCACACCGGCCCCGAGGACCGCGTGGAAGTGCTCCTGCCCCTGCACCTGCACGGCGCCGCCCTTCGGGCGCTGCAAGAGGCCCACCCCTACGAGGAAGTGGCCTACGAGCTCATCAGGCTGGAAAACGTGCACCAGGAGGTAGGCTCCGGCATGGTGGGCGAGCTGCCCTCGCCCCTCGCCCCCGCCGAGTTCCGGCAGCAGTTGCGCGCGGCATTGGGCGTACCCGTGGTGAAGCACACCGAGTTTGAGGAGCCCATCCGCACGGTGGCCTTGTGCGGCGGCGCGGGCAGCTTCCTCATTGGCAAGGCCCGCGCCGCCGGGGCCCAGGCCTACGTCACCGGCGACCTGAAATACCACGAATACTTCGGGGCCGAAGGCCGCCTGATGCTCTGCGACGTAGGGCACTTTGAGAGCGAGCAGTTTACGGGCGAAATCTTCCGGGATTTGCTTGCCGATAAGTTTGGGCGTACTTTTGCGCTCTTCATTGCAGAGACCCTCACCAACCCCGTCCGTTATGATTTCTAATCCCTCCGCGGAAACCCCCGTTGCTAGTAAGCTGGAAGCCCTCCTGAACCTGCAGCGCATTGACTCGCAGCTCGACGAAATTCGGCGCGTGCGCGGCGACCTGCCCGAAGAAGTGCAGGACCTGGAGGACGAAATTGCTGGCTACGAGGTGCGCGTGAGCAAGTTCGACGAGGAAATTTCCAGCCTCAACGACCAGATCAAGCAGCGCAAGCAGAACGCCAAAGATGCCGATGGCCTGATCAAGCGCTACGAAGAGCAGCAGACCAACGTACGCAACAACCGCGAGTACGAGGCTATTGCCAAAGAAATTGAGCTTCAGAAGCTGGAAATCCAGATTTCGGAGAAGAAAATTAAGGAGTCGCAGTACCAGATTGAGTTGAAAAACAACGAAATCAGCGGCACCAAGCAGCGCCTCGACGAGCGGAAGAAGGACCTGACCAACAAGAAGTCGGAGCTGGAAACCATCGTGGGCGAGAGCGAAGCCGATGAGCAGAAGCTTATGGATGAGCGCGGCGAGGCTGTGAAGCCCATCGAAGACCGCTTGCTGACGGCCTACACCCGCATCCGCGGCAACGTGCGCAACGGTCTGGCCGTGGTGACGGTGAAGCGCGACGCCTGCGGCGGCTGCTTCAACACGGTACCGCCCCAGCGCCAGGCCGACATCATCTCGCACAAGAAAATCATCGTGTGTGAGCACTGTGGCCGCGTACTGGCCGACGTGGAGGCCCGCGTGGTAGCCTAGGTTTTGCTGATAATTTGAAGAGGAACGGCCTTATATCGGGGCCGTTCTTTTTTTGCCCATGATTTTTCGCGCAGTGGTACGTCGTGGATTTCGCAGTGGTACGCCGTGGCTGTTCTGGCTGCTGCTGGTTGCTACTGCGTTACCCCATGCCCTCCACAGTGAGCCGCTGCGGGAAATGCTAACGCCCACCCAAGCCCGCGCCTACGCCGAGGTACTGAAGATGCGCCGCCCCCAGCTCACGGGCACCGAGGCGGGTACCCTGCTGGTGCAGGACTGCCTCGGCATCACGGAGCTGCTGGTCAGCCAGGATGCTACGCGCTACGCGGCCACCGTGGCGGCGCAGGATGCGCGGCTCAAGCTGCTGGCCCAGCAGCCGGCCGGGCCGCTACAGGCCTACGCCGCCGCCGAAATCCGCCTGCACCAGGCTGCGGCCCAGGTGGTGTTCGGGCACGAGGTGCAGGGAGCCTGGAGCCTGCGCCAGAGCTATTTGGCCATGCAGCAGGTGGTGCGCCGCTACCCGCAGTACATGCCGGCGCGCAAAACGCTAGGGATGCTGCAGTTTTTCATCGGCTCCCTGCCGGAGTCGTACCGCTGGTTTCTGAAGCTGCTGGGGCTGCCGGGCTCCGTGGAGGCGGGCCTGCACAACCTGCGCCGGGCCGCCACCGAGCCCAACGACTTCCAGCTGGAAAGCCGCCTGATTCTGGCGTTGCTGGAGGAAACCTACTACAAGAAGCCTGAGGCAGCCTTGGCCCTGATGGAAACCCTGCGCCGTCAGCAGCCCGATAATCTGCTCATCAGCTACCTGCTCATCAGTCAGCTCAAGAAGCAGCACCGCACCGAGGCCGCTTTGGCCGCCTACCGCGCCCGGCCCACCGGCCCCGGCTACCTGCCGCTGCCCTACCTGCACCACATGGCCGCCGATTTGCTGCTCTACCAGGGCCAGTACGTGGCTTCCCAGCGGGCTAACGAGCAGTTTCTGCAGGAATACCAGGGCCCGCACTACCGCAAAGACGCCTACTTCAAGCTCTACCTGGCCGCCTGGCTGAACGCCGATGCCCCGGCCGCCGCCCAGTACCGCCGCCGCATCGGCAGCGGGGGCAGCACGGTGCTGGAAGAGGACACCTACGCCCAACGCTTCTTCGACGATAAGCAGCCCCTCAACGCCCGCCTCACCCGGGCCCGCCTCCAGATTGACGGCGGCTACTACCGCGAGGCTCTGGCGACCCTCGACGGCTTCCGGACCACGGCCGCCACGCCCCTGCGCGACCGGCTGGAGGAGCCCTACCGCCGCGCCCGGGCCCTGCACCTGCTCGGCCGCCCCGATTCGGCCCGCCCGTTCTACGCCCGCACCATTGCCCTGGGCGGCACCGCCCCGTACTACTTCGCCCCGCAGTCGGCGCTGCAGCTGGGCTACCTGGCGCAGGCGGCCGGGCAACCGGCCCTGGCCCGACAGTATTTCCGGCAGGCCCTAAGCTACCCCCGGCACGAGTACAAAAACAGCACCGATACCAAAGCCAAACTGGCCCTGAAAGAGTTGGAATAACGCGGCTCGCCATCACCGCCCGCCGACGAGTCGCCGCTGACTATACCTTTGCTTCCGTGTCTGCCACTTCCCTTTCTGTTCCGCTTACCCGGCTGCCGGCCGATTTCCGGGCCCGGGCCCTGCGCTGGGCCGCGCAGTTTCCGTACTGTGCCTACTTCGAGCCCAACGACCTGACGTACCCCGAAGGCCCGTTCCGGCGGCTGCTGGGCGTGGCCGCCGAAGCGCCCACCGCCCCCCATACCCTGGCCGAACTGCAAACGGAGTTGGTCGGCAGTAGTTCGACTGCGCCCCGGTTCGGGTTCCTGACGTACGAGGTCAAAAACGAAATTGAGGCCCTGCACAGCCACAACGACTCGGGGCTGGCGTGGCCGGCGCTGCACTTCTTCGAGCCCCAGACCTGGCTGACCTGGGAAACCGACACGATGACCCTGCACGGCCGCACGGCCGGGGTACTGGCCGCTATTCTGGCCACCGAAGTGCCGACAACGGCCGCTCCCACCGTACCGCCCCTGACGCCCCGCATGCCTAAAGCCGACTACCTGGCGGCCGTGGAAGCCGTGCGCGAGGATATTCTCAACGGCGAAGTGTACGAGCTTAACTTGTGTCAGGAATTCTACGCCGAGGGCGTGCAGCTCGACCCCGCAGACGTATTTCTGCGCCTGAACGCGGCCTCGCCGGCCCCGTTTGCGGGCTTCGTGCGGCACCAGCAACATTACCTGCTGTGCGCCTCGCCCGAGCGGTTTTTGTCGCGCCACGGCACCACCCTGGTATCCCAGCCCATCAAGGGCACCATCCGGCGCGGCCTCACCTCGGCCGAGGACGAGCAACAGCGCCACCAGCTGCTGCACGACGAAAAGGAGCGGGCCGAGAACCTGATGATTGTGGACTTGGTGCGCAACGACCTGGCCCGCGTGGCCCGCACCGGCACCGTACAGGTGCTCGAACTGTTCGGCCTCTACCCTTTCCGCCACGTCTGGCAGATGATTTCCACCGTCACGGCCGAGCTGCCGCCCGCCACCAGCCTGCCCGCCATTCTGCGGGCGGCCTTCCCGATGGGCTCCATGACAGGCGCGCCAAAAATCCGGGCCATGCAGCTCATTGAGCACTACGAGCGTACCCGCCGGGGCTTATATAGCGGCAGTATCGGCTACGTGCTACCCGATGGCACCTTCGATTTCAACGTAGTCATTCGCAGCCTGCAGTACCGCCCCGATACCGGCTACCTCAGCTTCCAGGTCGGCTCGGCCATCACCTACGACTCGGTGCCGGAGCGCGAGTATGAGGAGTGCCTGCTGAAAGCCCGCGCCATTCTGGAGGTACTGGGCGCGAAAATCCGGTGAGGTGGTAAGTAAAGTGTCATTGCGAGCAGCGCGAAGCAATCCGTCCCGGGCAAAGAGCAAAGCTCTGATCTATCTGAAAGCCCTGTACACCGGCCACCGCTTTGCGCTGCTTGAGGTGCAGTTCCCTAAAAAGGAAAGATTGCTTCGCGCTACTCGCAATGACACCCCACACGCTAAATCACCACCTCACCTTTCCTGCCATTCTGTCATTTTTCAGGCTAAAAACGCTACCTTTGCCGTTCTCTGAACTGTGAAGGTGCTGCCTGCCAAAGGCCTTTTCCCATGTCCCAACCGCTGATAACCCTCGATTTCCTCGATACCCCCGCGCTGCCCACCCCCGCCACGGATGCCGCCACCCACGCCCACGAGCCCTCGGGCGAGGTGCGCGTGAACCCGGCCACCCGCACGGGCAAAAGCCGCAAGCTCTACATTGAGAGCTACGGCTGCCAGATGAACTTCTCCGACTCGGAAATCGTGTCGAGCATCCTCTTCAACGAAGGCTTCGACACCACCGACTCGCTGGAAGGGGCTGATCTGGTACTGCTCAACACCTGCTCCATCCGCGAGAAGGCCGAGCAAACCGTGCGCATGCGCCTCTCTCAGATCAACGGCCACAAAAAGCGCAACCCTGGCCTGCTGGTGGGTGTGCTGGGCTGCATGGCCGAGCGCCTGAAAAGCAAGTTTCTGGAAGAAGAGAAACTGGTGGATCTGGTGGTAGGCCCCGATGCCTACCGCGACCTGCCCCAGCTGATTCAGCAGGTGGATGGTGGCCAGAAAGCCGTGAACGTGCTGCTGAGCCGCGAGGAAACCTACGCCGACATCACACCGGTGCGCCTGAACTCGAACGGTATTACGGCCTTCATCAGCATCATGCGCGGCTGCGACAACATGTGCTCCTTCTGCGTGGTGCCCTTCACCCGGGGCCGCGAGCGGAGCCGCGACGCGCACAGCATCGTGCAGGAAGCCCGCGACCTAGTGGCCCAGGGCTACAAGGAAGTGACCCTGCTGGGCCAGAACGTGGATTCCTACAAGTGGGCCGCCGATGACGGCTCCGAGCAGGTGAACTTCGCCCAGCTGCTGGAGCGCGTGGCCCTCATCAGCCCCGAGCTGCGGGTGCGCTTCTCCACCTCCCACCCCAAGGACATCACCGACGAAGTGCTCCACACAATGGCGCGCTACGACAACATCTGCAAGTACATCCATTTGCCCGCCCAAAGCGGCAACTCGCGGGTGCTGGCCCTGATGAACCGCACCTACGACCGGCCCTGGTACGAGGAACGCGTGCAGGCCATCCGCCGCATTCTGGGCGAGGACTGCGCCATCAGCACCGACATGATTTCGGGCTTCTGCTCCGAAACTGAGGAGGAGCACCAGGACACGCTGAGCCTGATGGAATACGTGCATTACGACATGGCCTACATGTTCTTCTACTCGGAGCGCCCC containing:
- a CDS encoding SMUG2 DNA glycosylase family protein, with amino-acid sequence MSFASRLLPFLTEFPLPPALPDGVTAVSPYQEPSPRALLTQFAHRYYTGVQPRVALLGINPGRLGNGRTGVAFTDPVALQECCGIPNELPRRREPSSQFVYEVVQALGGPTAFYQQFYLGSLYPLVLLKDNRNYNYYDSPALQKALLPAIRESLHRQVTEVGLARRTAICLGRRNALLLHRLNQELGLFRHIHVLDHPRYLMQYKRRDLLANVARYVEVLTQTLRCE
- a CDS encoding Nif3-like dinuclear metal center hexameric protein, producing the protein MPKLLDLMRVLEAAAPLAYQESYDNAGLQCGDPQLEVRGVLIALDCTPAVVDEAIRRDCNVVVAHHPLIFKPLKRLTGANEVEQTLLKAIRHDVALYAAHTNLDNVRHGVNRKLAEKLGLLNLRILDPKPGLLGKLITYVPATHTEAVLAALYAAGAGQIGQYSGCSFRSEGTFTFTPGAGTTPFSGQPGQPHTGPEDRVEVLLPLHLHGAALRALQEAHPYEEVAYELIRLENVHQEVGSGMVGELPSPLAPAEFRQQLRAALGVPVVKHTEFEEPIRTVALCGGAGSFLIGKARAAGAQAYVTGDLKYHEYFGAEGRLMLCDVGHFESEQFTGEIFRDLLADKFGRTFALFIAETLTNPVRYDF
- a CDS encoding zinc ribbon domain-containing protein, with amino-acid sequence MISNPSAETPVASKLEALLNLQRIDSQLDEIRRVRGDLPEEVQDLEDEIAGYEVRVSKFDEEISSLNDQIKQRKQNAKDADGLIKRYEEQQTNVRNNREYEAIAKEIELQKLEIQISEKKIKESQYQIELKNNEISGTKQRLDERKKDLTNKKSELETIVGESEADEQKLMDERGEAVKPIEDRLLTAYTRIRGNVRNGLAVVTVKRDACGGCFNTVPPQRQADIISHKKIIVCEHCGRVLADVEARVVA
- a CDS encoding tetratricopeptide repeat protein, encoding MIFRAVVRRGFRSGTPWLFWLLLVATALPHALHSEPLREMLTPTQARAYAEVLKMRRPQLTGTEAGTLLVQDCLGITELLVSQDATRYAATVAAQDARLKLLAQQPAGPLQAYAAAEIRLHQAAAQVVFGHEVQGAWSLRQSYLAMQQVVRRYPQYMPARKTLGMLQFFIGSLPESYRWFLKLLGLPGSVEAGLHNLRRAATEPNDFQLESRLILALLEETYYKKPEAALALMETLRRQQPDNLLISYLLISQLKKQHRTEAALAAYRARPTGPGYLPLPYLHHMAADLLLYQGQYVASQRANEQFLQEYQGPHYRKDAYFKLYLAAWLNADAPAAAQYRRRIGSGGSTVLEEDTYAQRFFDDKQPLNARLTRARLQIDGGYYREALATLDGFRTTAATPLRDRLEEPYRRARALHLLGRPDSARPFYARTIALGGTAPYYFAPQSALQLGYLAQAAGQPALARQYFRQALSYPRHEYKNSTDTKAKLALKELE
- the pabB gene encoding aminodeoxychorismate synthase component I yields the protein MSATSLSVPLTRLPADFRARALRWAAQFPYCAYFEPNDLTYPEGPFRRLLGVAAEAPTAPHTLAELQTELVGSSSTAPRFGFLTYEVKNEIEALHSHNDSGLAWPALHFFEPQTWLTWETDTMTLHGRTAGVLAAILATEVPTTAAPTVPPLTPRMPKADYLAAVEAVREDILNGEVYELNLCQEFYAEGVQLDPADVFLRLNAASPAPFAGFVRHQQHYLLCASPERFLSRHGTTLVSQPIKGTIRRGLTSAEDEQQRHQLLHDEKERAENLMIVDLVRNDLARVARTGTVQVLELFGLYPFRHVWQMISTVTAELPPATSLPAILRAAFPMGSMTGAPKIRAMQLIEHYERTRRGLYSGSIGYVLPDGTFDFNVVIRSLQYRPDTGYLSFQVGSAITYDSVPEREYEECLLKARAILEVLGAKIR
- the miaB gene encoding tRNA (N6-isopentenyl adenosine(37)-C2)-methylthiotransferase MiaB; translation: MSQPLITLDFLDTPALPTPATDAATHAHEPSGEVRVNPATRTGKSRKLYIESYGCQMNFSDSEIVSSILFNEGFDTTDSLEGADLVLLNTCSIREKAEQTVRMRLSQINGHKKRNPGLLVGVLGCMAERLKSKFLEEEKLVDLVVGPDAYRDLPQLIQQVDGGQKAVNVLLSREETYADITPVRLNSNGITAFISIMRGCDNMCSFCVVPFTRGRERSRDAHSIVQEARDLVAQGYKEVTLLGQNVDSYKWAADDGSEQVNFAQLLERVALISPELRVRFSTSHPKDITDEVLHTMARYDNICKYIHLPAQSGNSRVLALMNRTYDRPWYEERVQAIRRILGEDCAISTDMISGFCSETEEEHQDTLSLMEYVHYDMAYMFFYSERPGTLAARKLEDDVPLEVKKRRLAEVIALQQQHSRLRNLRGVGQVHRVLAENFSKRSDEHLSGRNSQNQVVIFPKKHYKKGDYVDVLVHESTTNTLLGEAI